A genome region from Maridesulfovibrio salexigens DSM 2638 includes the following:
- a CDS encoding TetR/AcrR family transcriptional regulator — MSDQSTKERILEAASRVFCEKGFKATTVRDICAEADANVAAINYHFGDKRKLYLQVLKSWMDAMLEDGDRLKGITEQSTIEERLRAYIYGELRSLCTYDDPEKIKKRKIRLLFEEYVSEACDPDLFKCHDDLDGELLNPIVRKMLAPIDDEKIIQQAHIAASGVLVHHFLAIIHYPEGEIESEEKLNFMTDYYTTFILGSLKAIKEKYHAE, encoded by the coding sequence ATGAGTGATCAAAGTACCAAAGAACGGATTCTGGAAGCAGCCAGCCGAGTATTCTGCGAGAAAGGCTTCAAAGCTACAACCGTACGCGACATCTGCGCAGAAGCAGACGCCAATGTCGCTGCCATCAATTATCATTTCGGAGACAAACGAAAACTATACCTTCAAGTCCTTAAATCATGGATGGACGCAATGCTTGAAGACGGCGACAGACTCAAAGGCATTACAGAGCAATCCACAATTGAAGAACGTTTACGCGCATATATTTACGGTGAACTGAGATCACTTTGCACCTACGATGATCCGGAAAAAATCAAAAAACGTAAGATCCGTCTTCTTTTTGAAGAGTACGTTTCTGAAGCCTGCGACCCGGATCTGTTCAAATGCCATGATGATTTAGATGGAGAACTGCTTAACCCGATCGTACGGAAAATGCTGGCCCCCATAGACGATGAGAAAATCATCCAGCAGGCACATATCGCTGCCAGCGGAGTGCTCGTTCACCATTTTCTGGCCATTATTCATTATCCGGAAGGAGAAATCGAATCCGAAGAAAAATTGAACTTCATGACCGATTACTACACCACATTCATCCTCGGCTCTCTTAAAGCCATTAAGGAAAAATATCATGCAGAATAA
- a CDS encoding efflux RND transporter permease subunit: protein MIINKAALNRQSTVMVLLVFIIIAGISSYASLPRESDPDITIPYIFVQTNFEGVAPEDMETLITMPIERKLKGLSGTKEISSISDDGVSIIKVEFNPDVDIDDALQKVRDKVDQAKPDLPSDLPDEPVINEVNLSEQPILNVVLSGPFSLKRLKVFAEQLEDRIESVQGVLDAKIIGGLEREIHVEFDMDRVAFYNIPLSSLLSSVKNANVNTPGGSVEIGKSKYLVRVPEDFKHPDEIDKIVVYEQDGRPIYLRDIATIRDHYKDPTSKSRFNGIQSVTIEVKKRAGENIIRIIDTVKEILKEEQQILPPTLKINLTADQSDEIRQMVADLQNNIITGLLLVLIVVFAFIGGRSALFVSLAIPLSMLITFTVLEIFSYTLNMVILFSLILSLGMLVDNGIVVVENIYRHMGMGKSRLQAAMDATDEVAWPVIASTLTTVGAFFPMVFWPGIMGEFMSYLPITVIIALTASLFVALVINPVLSAKFQDVPKLDEDAKPGLIDRMMETLKNIYRPILEWSLDHRLWVVLFAFAFLIVSTVSFGMFGRGVEFLPKTEPKRSDVKIKAPVGTNLEASDQFVKVVEKIAAEYPDIEYIIANTGESGQSDEIGTHYSLVKLDYVDIQDRSRPSSEITDEIRGRLQHAIRGAEVRAEAEKMGPPTGSAINMEIYGKDLRQLGEITASFKRVIKDIPGLVDLKDNYISAKPEIRVDVDKEKAAIMGLDAFTIAQAVKTAINGVKVGVYREGKDEYDIVARLPKDERDSLEDIRRIIVSGPKGEPIPITSLADVTMGGGLGGINRIDQKRVVTISADVSGRLAEEVIADINKAVSGIELPRGYSYKFTGEQEEQAKASAFLERAFAGALFLIFIVLVTQFNSVATPFIILTAVILSLGGVMVGLLITGTAFGVIMTGVGVLSLAGVVVNNAIVLIDYFEQLKEQGRNAREALIEAGLTRFRPVLLTAITTVLGLIPMATGVSFDFINMRLDMGSETSQWWGPMAVAVIFGLAIATVLTLVVVPTLCSLQESWQERTAQRKSAKLAKQAVN, encoded by the coding sequence GTGATTATCAACAAAGCAGCATTAAACAGGCAGTCCACCGTAATGGTCCTGCTTGTTTTTATCATCATAGCCGGAATATCCAGCTATGCATCCCTGCCCCGCGAGAGTGACCCGGACATCACCATTCCCTACATCTTTGTACAGACAAACTTCGAAGGTGTAGCCCCGGAAGACATGGAGACTTTGATCACCATGCCCATTGAGCGCAAACTCAAAGGGCTTTCCGGAACTAAGGAGATTTCCTCCATTTCCGATGACGGTGTTTCCATCATCAAGGTTGAATTCAACCCTGATGTAGACATTGACGACGCTTTGCAGAAAGTACGCGATAAGGTGGATCAGGCTAAACCGGACCTGCCCTCGGACCTGCCAGATGAACCGGTCATCAACGAGGTAAACCTTTCGGAACAGCCCATTCTGAACGTGGTTCTTTCCGGCCCGTTCTCATTGAAACGGCTGAAAGTGTTTGCCGAGCAGCTTGAAGATCGCATTGAATCAGTTCAGGGCGTGCTGGATGCCAAGATCATTGGTGGCCTTGAGCGTGAAATCCATGTGGAATTCGACATGGACCGTGTGGCCTTCTACAATATTCCGCTTTCCAGCCTGCTCAGCTCAGTGAAAAACGCCAACGTAAACACTCCCGGCGGTTCTGTTGAAATCGGAAAATCCAAGTATCTCGTGCGTGTGCCCGAAGACTTCAAGCACCCGGATGAGATCGATAAAATCGTAGTTTACGAACAGGACGGACGTCCTATCTATCTGCGCGATATCGCCACTATCCGCGACCACTACAAAGACCCGACCTCCAAAAGTCGCTTCAACGGAATCCAGAGTGTAACCATTGAAGTTAAGAAAAGAGCCGGGGAAAACATCATCCGTATCATTGATACGGTTAAGGAAATCCTTAAGGAAGAACAGCAGATCCTGCCGCCAACCCTGAAAATTAACCTCACAGCAGACCAATCTGATGAAATCCGTCAGATGGTTGCCGACTTGCAGAACAACATTATTACCGGGCTGCTGCTGGTTCTCATCGTGGTTTTCGCCTTCATCGGCGGTAGGTCGGCCCTGTTTGTATCACTGGCTATTCCGCTGTCCATGCTGATAACCTTCACCGTGCTGGAGATATTCTCCTACACCCTGAACATGGTTATCCTCTTCTCACTGATCCTGAGTCTCGGGATGCTGGTGGATAACGGGATCGTTGTAGTCGAAAACATCTACCGCCACATGGGTATGGGTAAATCCCGTTTGCAGGCGGCAATGGACGCCACAGACGAAGTGGCATGGCCGGTAATAGCTTCCACCCTGACCACTGTGGGCGCATTCTTTCCCATGGTCTTCTGGCCCGGAATTATGGGTGAATTCATGAGCTACCTGCCCATCACAGTAATCATTGCCCTTACTGCATCGCTGTTTGTGGCGCTGGTAATCAACCCGGTGCTCTCGGCAAAGTTTCAGGATGTGCCTAAGCTTGATGAAGATGCCAAGCCCGGTTTGATTGATCGCATGATGGAAACGCTCAAGAACATCTACCGCCCCATTCTTGAATGGTCTCTGGATCACAGACTGTGGGTGGTACTTTTTGCGTTTGCTTTCCTGATTGTTTCCACAGTCAGCTTCGGCATGTTCGGACGCGGTGTGGAATTCCTGCCCAAGACCGAACCCAAGCGTTCCGATGTCAAGATCAAAGCTCCGGTGGGAACCAACCTTGAAGCCTCGGACCAGTTCGTAAAAGTGGTTGAGAAAATCGCCGCCGAATACCCGGACATTGAGTACATCATCGCCAACACCGGGGAATCCGGGCAGTCCGATGAAATCGGTACCCACTACAGTCTTGTTAAGCTTGATTACGTGGATATTCAGGACCGCAGCCGCCCTTCATCTGAAATCACCGATGAAATCCGTGGCCGCCTTCAGCACGCCATCCGAGGAGCGGAAGTACGTGCTGAAGCGGAAAAAATGGGACCGCCCACTGGCAGTGCCATCAACATGGAAATATACGGCAAGGACCTGCGCCAGCTTGGAGAAATCACAGCTTCCTTCAAGCGGGTTATCAAAGATATTCCCGGACTGGTTGACCTTAAAGACAACTACATCTCAGCTAAACCTGAAATTCGTGTAGACGTGGACAAAGAGAAAGCTGCCATCATGGGCCTCGACGCTTTCACTATTGCTCAGGCAGTTAAGACCGCCATTAACGGTGTCAAAGTCGGGGTCTACCGCGAAGGCAAAGACGAATACGACATTGTCGCCCGTCTACCCAAAGATGAACGCGATTCCCTTGAGGATATCCGCAGGATTATCGTTTCCGGACCGAAAGGTGAACCGATCCCCATCACCAGCCTTGCTGATGTGACTATGGGTGGTGGACTGGGCGGTATCAACCGCATTGACCAGAAAAGGGTTGTCACCATTTCTGCCGATGTATCCGGCCGCCTTGCTGAGGAAGTTATTGCCGACATTAATAAAGCTGTATCCGGCATAGAATTGCCGCGCGGCTACTCATACAAGTTCACAGGTGAACAGGAAGAACAGGCCAAAGCCTCCGCTTTCCTTGAAAGAGCCTTTGCCGGAGCATTGTTCCTGATCTTCATAGTACTGGTAACCCAGTTCAACTCCGTTGCCACACCGTTTATCATCCTGACCGCAGTTATCCTCTCTCTCGGGGGAGTTATGGTCGGGTTGCTGATAACCGGGACGGCCTTCGGAGTCATCATGACCGGAGTCGGGGTACTCTCCCTTGCCGGAGTCGTGGTTAACAACGCCATCGTGCTCATCGACTACTTTGAGCAACTCAAGGAACAAGGCCGCAATGCCCGAGAAGCACTCATTGAAGCCGGGTTGACCCGTTTCCGCCCGGTACTGCTCACCGCCATCACCACTGTGCTGGGCCTGATTCCCATGGCAACAGGCGTGAGTTTCGACTTCATTAACATGCGTCTAGACATGGGCAGTGAAACATCCCAGTGGTGGGGTCCCATGGCTGTAGCAGTTATTTTCGGACTGGCTATCGCCACCGTGCTAACCCTTGTAGTAGTACCCACCCTCTGCTCTTTGCAAGAGAGCTGGCAGGAACGGACAGCACAACGCAAATCCGCAAAACTAGCAAAACAGGCCGTAAACTAG
- a CDS encoding tetratricopeptide repeat protein yields MLEELRYGIFSNNSKHISNDRLTLVGLGASDIYVYSTWDNAISALENGEIDVALVDESLHDTSGADCVRRMRRHAMRSLPVIMVTPDQRKESVLDSIAAGVGGYVLRPYSMETLKRHVFAAYMSASPDEIEKELLNSSWDLVANGSFDEAIDSFSEIIDEVTEAGKSPAEEYFDKGLNFLSQEKFGKAIIAFNKAIALNEMYAEAYKGMADAYKGKGDMGNYQDYLNKAADIYAVQDKLDNVKELFVEILQNEPDAVNPFNRLGVKLRKDGDYQGAIKAYHQACTFTPNDANLYYNMARAYTYAKEYESALNYTELSLRLDSSLEPARSLHKQIVKLLEKMKKDNPASDTESPKVSIDDELEE; encoded by the coding sequence ATGCTTGAAGAGCTTCGTTACGGTATCTTTTCCAACAATTCAAAACACATATCAAACGACAGACTGACTCTGGTCGGACTTGGCGCATCTGATATATATGTTTATTCCACCTGGGATAATGCAATAAGTGCTCTGGAAAACGGCGAAATCGATGTCGCCCTTGTCGATGAATCATTACACGACACTTCCGGTGCTGATTGTGTTCGAAGGATGCGCCGCCACGCCATGCGTTCACTCCCCGTAATAATGGTCACCCCGGACCAGCGCAAAGAATCAGTATTAGACTCAATTGCCGCCGGAGTCGGTGGTTATGTATTGCGCCCATACAGCATGGAAACCCTCAAACGCCACGTATTTGCCGCATACATGAGTGCCAGCCCCGATGAAATTGAAAAAGAACTTCTCAATTCATCATGGGATCTTGTAGCCAACGGCAGCTTCGATGAAGCAATCGACAGTTTTTCAGAAATCATAGATGAAGTCACCGAAGCTGGAAAAAGCCCTGCGGAAGAATATTTTGATAAGGGCTTGAACTTCCTTTCACAGGAAAAATTCGGCAAGGCCATCATCGCCTTCAACAAGGCAATCGCCCTCAATGAAATGTATGCTGAAGCTTACAAAGGTATGGCCGATGCTTACAAAGGCAAAGGCGATATGGGCAATTATCAGGACTACCTGAATAAAGCTGCTGACATATACGCTGTTCAGGACAAACTTGATAATGTGAAAGAGCTCTTCGTTGAGATTCTCCAAAACGAACCGGATGCAGTAAACCCCTTCAACCGACTCGGCGTAAAACTGCGTAAAGACGGAGATTATCAGGGAGCCATCAAAGCCTACCATCAAGCTTGCACATTCACTCCCAACGATGCCAACCTTTATTACAATATGGCACGCGCTTATACCTACGCGAAAGAATACGAAAGCGCCCTGAACTATACAGAACTCAGCCTGCGTCTTGATTCAAGCCTTGAACCGGCAAGATCATTACATAAACAAATCGTCAAATTACTCGAGAAGATGAAGAAGGATAATCCCGCATCAGATACCGAATCTCCTAAAGTCAGCATTGATGATGAGCTGGAAGAATAG
- a CDS encoding putative quinol monooxygenase: protein MITLTAKIQAAEGNEQELEVVLRELVKATATEDGSVEYRLHRVVDTPGAFRFIEKFKDQEAFDFHANSDHFKAAIGKIGALSAGEGELEMLELIDSIPE, encoded by the coding sequence ATGATAACTCTTACCGCGAAAATTCAAGCAGCAGAAGGCAATGAGCAGGAACTGGAAGTTGTCCTGCGTGAACTGGTCAAAGCCACCGCAACCGAAGACGGTTCAGTAGAATACAGACTGCACCGTGTTGTCGATACTCCCGGCGCATTTCGCTTCATTGAAAAATTCAAAGATCAGGAAGCCTTCGACTTCCACGCCAACTCCGATCACTTCAAAGCAGCCATCGGAAAAATCGGGGCACTCAGCGCAGGAGAAGGCGAACTGGAAATGCTGGAATTGATTGACTCGATTCCTGAATAA
- a CDS encoding efflux RND transporter periplasmic adaptor subunit, producing the protein MQNKHMIPLMLSVLLLALCGCESDKQTEANTAAPERSVRVGTVEVAPVTIKDILTLPGETEPDKDVCVSSESAGTVVWLGVKEGDHVKKGQLIARLDGASSGAKFDRAKAAKKLAAEQLRRRKELLKKGVLAQEEYDQIKAELEQSEASLKEMLVNVEYGIVRAPIAGIINKRYVDRGERLEVGSNVVDIVDSSIIKTIINVPEMDISYIKKGQKVTVSVDALPGKTWEGVIDFVSFKADKFSKTFETKVITDNSAGEIRAGMLGRVSLLRRTVTDAVTTPLSAIINQGGERIIYVEKDGVAQVRTIELGVIDGDRAQITKGLKAGEKLITAGHTMVEDGTKVVTQ; encoded by the coding sequence ATGCAGAATAAACATATGATTCCCCTCATGCTGAGCGTCCTGCTTCTCGCACTCTGCGGATGTGAATCTGACAAGCAGACTGAAGCCAACACAGCAGCCCCGGAAAGATCAGTACGGGTAGGAACAGTTGAAGTTGCCCCGGTAACCATCAAGGACATACTAACCCTTCCCGGGGAAACTGAACCGGATAAGGATGTCTGCGTATCTTCCGAATCAGCCGGCACAGTTGTCTGGCTCGGTGTGAAAGAAGGCGATCACGTCAAAAAAGGTCAGCTCATCGCCCGCCTTGACGGAGCATCAAGCGGAGCAAAATTCGACCGCGCCAAGGCAGCCAAAAAGCTCGCCGCCGAACAGTTGCGCCGCCGCAAGGAACTGCTCAAAAAAGGAGTTCTTGCACAGGAAGAGTACGACCAGATCAAGGCCGAACTGGAGCAGAGCGAAGCATCACTCAAAGAAATGCTGGTCAACGTGGAATACGGTATCGTGAGAGCTCCCATAGCCGGAATAATCAACAAACGTTACGTTGACCGTGGCGAACGTCTGGAAGTTGGCTCCAATGTTGTTGATATCGTGGACTCCTCCATCATCAAGACTATTATCAACGTCCCGGAAATGGACATTTCCTATATCAAAAAAGGTCAGAAGGTTACTGTTTCCGTTGATGCGCTCCCCGGTAAAACATGGGAAGGCGTAATCGACTTCGTATCCTTCAAGGCTGATAAATTCTCCAAAACATTTGAAACCAAAGTTATCACCGACAACTCAGCCGGAGAAATCCGTGCCGGAATGCTTGGCCGAGTGTCCCTCTTGCGCCGGACCGTAACTGACGCGGTCACCACTCCCCTTTCCGCTATTATCAATCAGGGTGGGGAACGAATCATATACGTCGAAAAAGACGGCGTGGCTCAAGTTCGTACAATTGAACTCGGCGTAATCGATGGCGACCGCGCCCAGATTACCAAAGGCCTCAAAGCAGGTGAGAAGCTGATCACAGCAGGACACACCATGGTAGAAGACGGCACAAAGGTGGTGACCCAGTGA
- a CDS encoding Bcr/CflA family efflux MFS transporter, which yields MPNFLFITMLAAFPALSTDMYLPALPTIQEQWGISLAEVNLSLVLFFIFFSFFMLIYGPLSDKYGRRPVLIGGVGIYVLGSVLCALSTNIWFLVTARIVQAAGAASASALSMALAKDLYTGSERQKVLAYIGVIIPLCPMLAPMLGSMMLKFLSWKWIFGCQAVLASMAFYGTLVFKEPEFEKTEGGILNMLSRYLVVLKNVEFTTYCFAFSVIAIGFFGFLAGSADIYIRGFGMNEQQYAMFFGFNAIGFMTGSFTCSRLCVGYSSISILKVSLIGVILASIGVLALGGSEYAFAAPMFLMTFSIGVSRPISNHMILETVDRDIGAASALLTFTYFIFGAVAMELISFDWPSKISVIGQMGILGGTIPLLSLLWMARRAGVAG from the coding sequence ATGCCTAATTTCCTTTTTATTACTATGCTGGCGGCATTTCCCGCCCTGTCTACAGATATGTATCTTCCCGCACTGCCGACCATTCAAGAGCAGTGGGGTATTTCTCTGGCTGAAGTGAATCTTTCGCTTGTGCTGTTTTTCATCTTTTTCAGTTTCTTCATGCTCATTTACGGTCCACTGTCTGACAAATATGGGCGTAGACCGGTGCTGATAGGCGGAGTAGGAATATACGTGCTCGGCAGTGTGCTCTGTGCCCTTTCTACTAACATTTGGTTTCTGGTAACTGCCCGCATTGTTCAGGCCGCAGGTGCTGCTTCGGCCTCGGCTCTTTCCATGGCGCTGGCAAAGGATCTCTATACAGGTTCTGAGCGTCAGAAGGTTCTGGCTTACATCGGGGTGATTATACCTTTGTGCCCTATGCTGGCCCCCATGCTGGGCAGCATGATGTTAAAGTTTTTGTCCTGGAAATGGATTTTCGGATGTCAGGCAGTGCTTGCGTCTATGGCCTTTTACGGCACTCTGGTTTTCAAGGAGCCTGAATTTGAAAAAACAGAGGGCGGGATTCTAAACATGCTTTCCCGTTATCTGGTGGTACTTAAGAACGTAGAGTTCACTACGTATTGTTTTGCTTTTTCAGTCATTGCGATTGGATTTTTCGGGTTTCTGGCTGGTTCGGCGGATATTTATATCCGTGGATTTGGAATGAATGAGCAGCAGTACGCCATGTTTTTCGGCTTTAACGCTATCGGCTTCATGACCGGATCGTTCACTTGCTCAAGACTTTGTGTCGGCTATTCATCCATTTCTATTCTCAAGGTCTCACTGATCGGCGTAATACTGGCAAGTATCGGTGTGCTGGCGTTGGGCGGATCGGAATATGCCTTTGCCGCGCCTATGTTCCTGATGACATTTTCGATCGGGGTCAGCAGGCCTATCAGCAACCATATGATTCTTGAGACCGTGGACCGGGACATCGGTGCTGCTTCTGCGCTTTTGACTTTCACCTATTTTATATTTGGTGCCGTTGCAATGGAGCTGATTTCTTTTGACTGGCCGTCAAAGATAAGTGTTATCGGTCAGATGGGAATTCTCGGCGGAACTATCCCGTTGTTATCTCTTTTGTGGATGGCGCGGCGAGCAGGGGTGGCCGGATAA
- a CDS encoding methylated-DNA--[protein]-cysteine S-methyltransferase, whose amino-acid sequence MGTFYTRFMTPLCEIILAGSEDGLSHLHMQTGEGRRVFEINPGWIRDDDFFSDIKGQIEEYLSGNRSKFNVKLDPQGTDFQKRVWSELCRIPCGETRSYKEIAIALGNENASRAVGTANGKNPVPLIIPCHRVIAADGSLAGFAHGTKIKQQLLDIEKGD is encoded by the coding sequence ATGGGCACTTTTTATACAAGATTCATGACCCCGCTTTGCGAAATTATTCTGGCAGGTAGCGAGGATGGACTGTCGCATTTGCATATGCAGACCGGCGAAGGTCGCCGTGTGTTTGAAATTAACCCCGGCTGGATACGTGATGACGATTTTTTCTCGGATATAAAAGGCCAGATTGAAGAGTATTTATCCGGTAACCGTTCTAAGTTTAATGTAAAGTTAGATCCGCAGGGAACGGATTTTCAAAAGCGTGTTTGGTCGGAGCTGTGTAGAATTCCTTGCGGAGAGACTCGATCCTACAAAGAAATTGCGATTGCTCTTGGGAATGAAAATGCGAGCAGGGCTGTGGGAACGGCGAATGGAAAAAATCCTGTACCGCTAATAATTCCCTGCCATCGGGTGATTGCTGCCGATGGAAGTCTGGCTGGATTTGCGCATGGCACAAAAATTAAGCAACAATTGTTGGATATTGAGAAAGGGGATTGA